A single Crassostrea angulata isolate pt1a10 unplaced genomic scaffold, ASM2561291v2 HiC_scaffold_71, whole genome shotgun sequence DNA region contains:
- the LOC128168943 gene encoding histone H3-like: MADTATTTPAKKKVTKPKVPAAHPKYVDMIRAALESLKERGGSSRQAILKYIMANYKVGNDVNSINAHLKMALKNGVKKGALKQAKGTGASGSFKLGDKPKTEKKPKAKKVAKPKAAKPKKAAAAKPKKVAGEKKTAEKKKKSPKKAAGPKKAARKSAPATGGVKKPHRYRPGTVALREIRRYQKSTELLIRKLPFQRLVREIAQDFKTDLRFQSSAVMALQEASEAYLVGLFEDTNLCAIHAKRVTIMPKDIQLARRIRGERA; encoded by the exons ATGGCAGATACAGCAACCACAACCCCAGCCAAGAAGAAGGTTACAAAGCCTAAGGTGCCAGCAGCGCACCCCAAGTACGTTGACATGATCAGGGCCGCCCTGGAATCTTTGAAAGAGCGTGGCGGATCTTCCAGACAAGCCATTCTAAAGTACATAATGGCCAACTACAAAGTCGGCAACGACGTCAACTCCATCAACGCCCACTTGAAAATGGCTTTGAAGAACGGAGTGAAGAAAGGTGCTCTGAAACAAGCCAAGGGCACAGGCGCCAGTGGCTCCTTCAAGCTTGGTGACAAGCCCAAGACTGAGAAGAAGCCAAAGGCCAAGAAAGTTGCCAAGCCTAAGGCAGCAAAACCCAAGAAGGCCGCAGCAGCAAAACCAAAGAAGGTAGCCGGAGAGAAAAAGACTgcagagaagaagaagaagtccCCCAAGAAAGCAGCCGGACCGAAAAAG GCCGCCCGTAAGAGCGCCCCAGCCACTGGTGGAGTCAAGAAACCCCACAGATACAGGCCCGGAACCGTCGCTCTCCGTGAGATCAGGAGATACCAGAAAAGCACAGAGTTGCTCATCAGGAAATTGCCCTTCCAGCGTCTGGTCCGTGAGATTGCTCAGGACTTCAAGACTGATCTGCGTTTCCAGAGCTCCGCCGTCATGGCTCTCCAGGAAGCCAGCGAAGCTTACCTTGTTGGACTCTTTGAGGACACCAACTTGTGCGCTATCCACGCCAAGAGAGTCACCATCATGCCCAAAGACATCCAGCTTGCCAGACGTATCCGTGGCGAGAGAGCTTAA
- the LOC128168945 gene encoding histone H2A-like: MSGRGKGGKVKGKAKSRSSRAGLQFPVGRIHRLLRKGNYAERVGAGAPVYLAAVLEYLAAEVLELAGNAARDNKKTRIIPRHLQLAIRNDEELNKLLSGVTIAQGGVLPNIQAVLLPKKTQKPAAK, from the coding sequence ATGTCTGGACGTGGTAAAGGAGGTAAAGTGAAGGGAAAGGCAAAGAGCCGATCATCCCGTGCCGGACTTCAGTTCCCCGTGGGTCGTATCCACCGTCTGCTGAGGAAGGGCAACTACGCCGAGAGAGTCGGAGCCGGTGCCCCTGTGTACCTGGCCGCCGTTCTTGAGTACTTGGCCGCTGAAGTGTTGGAGTTGGCAGGCAACGCAGCCCGTGACAACAAAAAGACCAGAATCATCCCCCGTCACCTGCAGCTGGCCATCCGCAACGACGAGGAGTTGAACAAACTTCTGTCCGGCGTGACCATCGCCCAGGGTGGTGTTCTGCCCAACATCCAGGCCGTGCTCCTCCCCAAGAAGACCCAGAAGCCCGCCGCCAAGTAA
- the LOC128168941 gene encoding histone H4 encodes MSGRGKGGKGLGKGGAKRHRKVLRDNIQGITKPAIRRLARRGGVKRISGLIYEETRGVLKVFLENVIRDAVTYTEHAKRKTVTAMDVVYALKRQGRTLYGFGG; translated from the coding sequence ATGTCTGGACGTGGTAAAGGAGGAAAAGGACTTGGAAAGGGGGGCGCCAAGCGTCACAGGAAAGTCTTGAGAGATAACATCCAGGGTATCACCAAGCCCGCCATCCGTCGTCTTGCACGCAGAGGTGGAGTCAAACGTATCTCCGGACTCATCTACGAGGAGACCCGTGGTGTCCTGAAGGTGTTCCTTGAGAACGTCATCCGTGACGCAGTCACATACACAGAGCACGCCAAGAGGAAGACCGTCACAGCCATGGACGTTGTCTACGCTCTGAAGAGACAGGGACGTACCCTCTACGGATTCGGTGGTTAG
- the LOC128168944 gene encoding histone H2B-like, whose translation MFRQSLCLSYTHLGQTDQFNVYKDVRNLPVRFNPPRVIYKAAIRLAPLIVSVCQQSVNMPPKVGSKGAKKAATKAKAQRTGDKKKRRRRRESYAIYIYKVLKQVHPDTGVSSKAMSIMNSFVNDIFERIAAEASRLAHYNKRSTITSREIQTAVRLLLPGELAKHAVSEGTKAVTKYTSSK comes from the coding sequence ATGTTCCGCCAATCGCTATGCTTGTCTTATACGCACCTCGGGCAAACCGaccaatttaatgtttacaaggaCGTCCGCAATTTACCTGTTCGCTTCAATCCCCCTCGCGTGATATATAAGGCCGCGATTCGCTTAGCGCCACTCATAGTTTCAGTTTGCCAGCAATCTGTAAACATGCCACCCAAAGTCGGATCTAAAGGAGCTAAGAAAGCCGCCACCAAGGCCAAGGCCCAGAGAACTGGGGACAAGAAAAAGCGCAGGAGGAGGAGGGAATCCTACGCTATCTACATCTACAAAGTCCTGAAGCAGGTGCACCCTGACACTGGAGTTTCCAGCAAGGCCATGAGCATCATGAATTCTTTCGTCAATGACATCTTCGAGAGAATCGCCGCCGAGGCTTCCCGCCTGGCCCACTACAACAAACGCTCAACCATCACCAGCAGAGAAATCCAGACTGCAGTCCGTCTTCTCCTGCCCGGTGAATTGGCCAAGCACGCTGTCTCTGAAGGCACCAAGGCTGTCACCAAGTACACCAGCAGCAAGTAA